A window of Natrinema versiforme contains these coding sequences:
- a CDS encoding b(o/a)3-type cytochrome-c oxidase subunit 1, which translates to MRNAYIDQFPAEAKVITAAFWSSFLALAIGGTLGLVQALHRTDVVRFIDSADYYTVLTAHGVLLAITFTIFFLVGIFTWAVTTSLERGVVDTRFTWSWYAMMVVGTVLVGVTIFAGFLEDAPEILGAPLNADVLFTFYAPLEAHPFFYIGLVLFVVGSWLAGVDWFRTWFAWREDNPDERIPLPTFMVLTTTLFWYICTFGVALSILVFLLPWSLGLVDSVNPLLTRTLFWYFGHAVVYFWLMPTYIMWYIMLPKFSGGKLFSDPLARVVFVLFLLLSTPLGIHHQYLDPGIAEGYKFIAMTNTMFLLLPSLLTAFTVVASMEHGARQRGGKGYLGWLKALPWRDPVFTGMALAGLMFAAAGFSGMINAGMNINYLVHNTWWVVGHFHLTVGTAVALTFMAAAYWFIPQVTGKRLWNRSVALGQVLLWFVGMTFMSNAMHRSGLFGMPRRTAEPQYQNFSFEPAAGTVGEINAQVALGAVILTVSLALFLLNMVLTSFNGTSDAIPDNTYAGTLSGAEDAPEILDNLKLWTAIATVLVIFAYTLPLASIIDSGGVFGPGIDGFKLTIGTDPALLLESVREVLP; encoded by the coding sequence ATGCGTAACGCCTACATCGACCAGTTCCCCGCGGAAGCGAAGGTGATCACGGCCGCGTTCTGGAGTTCGTTCCTCGCGCTGGCCATCGGCGGCACGCTCGGGCTCGTCCAGGCGCTCCACCGGACGGACGTCGTCCGATTCATCGACTCGGCGGACTACTACACCGTGTTGACCGCCCACGGCGTCCTGCTGGCGATCACGTTCACGATCTTCTTCCTCGTGGGCATCTTCACCTGGGCGGTGACGACAAGCCTCGAGCGGGGCGTCGTCGACACCCGCTTTACCTGGTCGTGGTACGCCATGATGGTCGTCGGCACGGTGCTGGTCGGCGTCACGATCTTCGCCGGCTTCCTCGAGGACGCGCCGGAGATCCTCGGCGCGCCGCTGAACGCGGACGTCCTCTTTACGTTCTACGCGCCGCTGGAAGCGCACCCCTTCTTCTATATCGGACTGGTGCTGTTCGTCGTCGGCTCCTGGCTGGCCGGCGTCGACTGGTTCAGGACGTGGTTCGCCTGGCGTGAGGACAACCCCGACGAGCGGATCCCGCTCCCGACGTTCATGGTGCTGACGACGACGCTGTTCTGGTACATCTGTACGTTCGGCGTCGCCCTGTCGATCCTCGTCTTCCTGCTGCCGTGGTCGCTGGGACTCGTTGACTCGGTCAACCCGCTGCTGACCCGGACGCTGTTCTGGTACTTCGGCCACGCCGTCGTCTACTTCTGGCTGATGCCGACGTACATCATGTGGTACATCATGCTGCCGAAGTTCTCCGGCGGGAAGCTGTTCAGCGACCCGCTCGCGCGCGTCGTCTTCGTGCTGTTCCTGTTGCTCTCGACGCCGCTCGGCATCCACCACCAGTATCTGGACCCCGGCATCGCTGAGGGGTACAAGTTCATCGCGATGACGAACACGATGTTCCTGCTGCTGCCCAGCCTGCTGACCGCCTTTACCGTCGTCGCGAGCATGGAACACGGCGCGCGCCAGCGCGGCGGGAAGGGCTATCTCGGCTGGCTCAAAGCCCTGCCGTGGCGCGATCCGGTCTTTACCGGTATGGCGCTCGCGGGCCTGATGTTCGCCGCGGCCGGCTTCTCCGGCATGATCAACGCGGGGATGAACATCAACTACCTCGTCCACAACACCTGGTGGGTCGTCGGTCACTTCCACCTGACTGTCGGCACCGCCGTCGCGCTGACGTTCATGGCGGCGGCCTACTGGTTCATCCCGCAGGTAACCGGCAAGCGGCTGTGGAACCGCTCCGTCGCGCTGGGACAGGTCCTGCTCTGGTTCGTCGGCATGACGTTCATGTCGAACGCGATGCACCGTTCGGGACTGTTCGGGATGCCCCGCCGGACCGCCGAGCCACAGTACCAGAACTTCTCGTTCGAGCCGGCCGCCGGGACCGTCGGCGAGATCAACGCGCAGGTCGCCCTCGGTGCCGTGATCCTGACCGTCTCGCTGGCCCTGTTCCTCCTGAACATGGTTCTGACATCGTTCAACGGGACCAGCGACGCGATCCCGGACAACACCTACGCCGGAACGCTCTCGGGGGCCGAGGACGCGCCGGAAATCCTCGACAACCTCAAACTCTGGACCGCCATCGCCACCGTCCTCGTGATCTTCGCCTACACGCTCCCGCTCGCCAGTATCATCGACTCCGGCGGCGTGTTCGGCCCGGGCATCGACGGCTTCAAATTGACCATCGGGACCGACCCCGCGCTCCTCCTCGAGTCCGTCCGGGAGGTGCTGCCGTAG
- a CDS encoding CbaC protein — MRISPGALLVVVAVLVPFVVEFRTALSWFGVELSVLESVALAGVFVLGLLVWAMWPQNGGDEMGSADSN; from the coding sequence ATGCGCATCTCGCCGGGTGCGCTGCTGGTCGTCGTGGCCGTCCTCGTGCCGTTCGTCGTCGAGTTCCGGACGGCGCTCTCGTGGTTCGGGGTCGAACTCTCGGTCCTCGAGTCGGTCGCCCTCGCCGGTGTGTTCGTCCTCGGACTGCTGGTCTGGGCGATGTGGCCCCAGAACGGGGGCGACGAAATGGGATCGGCTGACTCGAACTAA
- a CDS encoding mannose-1-phosphate guanylyltransferase, producing the protein MDRPVIACVLAGGTGSRLYPASRGDRPKQFLALGGERSLLSRTMDRTAFADERYVLTRDSFADEIHDHAPEAGVLVEPDGKDTGPALVYAAWRLRERFDREPVLVCLPSDHHVDDEAAFATRLERAAEIAVETDGLITLGVEPTRPSTGYGYVVPSRSDFDGGSGGADYAAVDRFTEKPDREAAARLVESGAYWNAGVFAWTPGALLHAARDSPLSPLVAALEDDDPDRGFDAVDPVSVDYAIMERAADVFVTPLSVAWDDLGTWDAVGRTLEAAADADDAGAAANDAVAGDILPIDAANNVVAAPDAHVSLLEVEDLIVAAYDDRILVAPRDSSQRVRDAVARLRERDLF; encoded by the coding sequence ATGGATCGGCCCGTCATCGCCTGTGTCCTGGCCGGCGGCACCGGCAGCCGACTCTATCCCGCGAGCCGGGGCGACCGCCCGAAACAGTTTCTCGCGCTCGGCGGCGAGCGTTCGCTGCTCTCCCGGACGATGGACCGAACGGCCTTCGCCGACGAGCGCTACGTGCTCACTCGAGACTCCTTCGCCGACGAAATCCACGATCACGCGCCCGAAGCGGGCGTGCTGGTCGAACCCGACGGAAAGGACACCGGCCCGGCGCTGGTCTACGCCGCGTGGCGGCTCCGCGAACGGTTCGATCGGGAGCCGGTGTTGGTCTGTCTCCCCAGCGACCACCACGTCGACGACGAGGCGGCGTTCGCGACGCGGCTCGAGCGAGCCGCCGAAATCGCGGTCGAAACGGACGGGCTGATCACGCTGGGCGTCGAGCCGACGCGGCCCTCGACGGGCTACGGCTACGTCGTTCCCTCGAGAAGCGATTTCGACGGCGGCTCCGGCGGCGCTGACTACGCCGCGGTCGATCGCTTCACTGAGAAACCCGACCGCGAGGCGGCGGCGCGACTCGTCGAGTCCGGCGCGTACTGGAACGCCGGCGTCTTCGCGTGGACGCCCGGCGCGCTGTTGCACGCGGCCCGGGACTCGCCGCTTTCCCCGTTGGTCGCGGCGCTCGAGGACGACGACCCGGACCGCGGCTTCGACGCGGTCGACCCCGTTAGCGTGGATTACGCGATCATGGAGCGCGCCGCCGACGTCTTCGTCACCCCGCTGTCGGTCGCGTGGGACGACCTCGGAACGTGGGACGCCGTCGGCCGAACCCTCGAGGCCGCCGCCGATGCCGACGACGCGGGAGCCGCGGCCAACGACGCCGTCGCGGGGGATATCCTCCCGATCGACGCCGCGAACAACGTCGTCGCTGCTCCCGACGCTCACGTCTCGCTGCTCGAGGTGGAGGACCTGATCGTGGCCGCGTACGACGACCGAATCCTCGTCGCGCCGCGGGACTCCTCACAGCGGGTCCGCGACGCGGTCGCTCGACTGCGCGAGCGCGACCTGTTCTGA
- a CDS encoding dihydrodipicolinate synthase family protein, which yields MAIHDSLRGITCPLVTPFDDGAIDEDALGDLLDHLHEGGIDAVFPCGTTGEFPSLTADEQHRVLETTVEHAEVPVVAGAAATSVADTVAAIDRAAEAGADAAAIVAPYFIAANAPEGNQRFFEAVLEDASLPLLLYNIPQCTGQRIEPETVAAVADHERALGIKDSSGDLAYFLSVLEGTPEEFLCLQGYDALLVPALRMGADGGVNALSNVVPEIMGEAFERADDERGRELQRDAISRLFEACTTHGFAPAAKTALAERGVIPGDDVRPPLVAVDDAGTETIGDALEAALAVGEQ from the coding sequence ATGGCTATCCACGATTCGCTTCGAGGGATCACTTGTCCGCTGGTGACGCCGTTCGACGACGGCGCGATCGACGAAGACGCACTGGGCGACCTGCTCGACCACCTCCACGAGGGCGGTATCGACGCGGTCTTCCCCTGCGGAACGACCGGCGAGTTCCCGTCGCTGACGGCCGACGAGCAACACCGCGTTCTCGAGACGACCGTCGAGCACGCCGAGGTGCCGGTCGTCGCGGGGGCCGCGGCGACGAGCGTCGCCGACACGGTCGCGGCGATCGACCGCGCCGCCGAAGCCGGTGCCGACGCGGCCGCGATCGTCGCGCCCTACTTCATCGCCGCGAACGCGCCCGAGGGGAACCAGCGGTTCTTCGAGGCCGTCCTCGAGGACGCGTCGCTGCCCCTCCTGCTGTACAACATCCCGCAGTGTACGGGCCAGCGAATCGAGCCCGAGACCGTCGCCGCCGTCGCGGACCACGAGCGAGCGCTCGGGATCAAGGACTCGAGCGGCGACCTCGCGTACTTCCTGTCGGTGCTCGAGGGGACGCCCGAGGAGTTCCTCTGTCTGCAGGGGTACGACGCCCTGCTGGTGCCCGCGCTGCGGATGGGTGCCGACGGCGGGGTCAACGCGCTGTCGAACGTCGTTCCCGAGATCATGGGAGAGGCGTTCGAGCGAGCCGACGACGAGCGCGGCCGGGAGCTACAGCGCGATGCGATCTCGCGCCTCTTCGAGGCGTGTACGACCCACGGCTTCGCCCCGGCGGCCAAGACCGCGCTGGCCGAACGCGGCGTCATCCCCGGCGACGACGTTCGGCCGCCGCTCGTCGCCGTCGACGACGCGGGCACCGAGACGATCGGCGACGCGCTCGAGGCCGCGCTGGCGGTCGGCGAGCAGTAG
- a CDS encoding replication factor A (Replication protein A protects and stabilize the intermediate ssDNA that is generated by the unwinding action of a DNA helicase at the replication fork. In addition, SSBs prevent the formation of secondary structures by single-stranded template DNA.) codes for MSDVRQHADDIHEQFSDHLDDVSVEDVEERLTTLVDEYKVPIDEARRSVTNHYLEEAGLEREDISSGDSEAANVEDVDEPEEWIDLTAKVIELWDPRSDSVAQVGLLGDPTGTIKFTKWAKSDLPALEEGGVYELRNVVTDEYQGRYSVKLNSTTVIEELDEDLEVGNDTSEIEGALVDMQSGSGLIKRCPEEGCTRVLQNGRCNEHGEGEGEFDLRIKAVVDDGIDAHEVIFDKDATEELTGLSLEEAKDMAMDALDTTVVADEIAEDIIGTYYRIEGPTFGRYVLADDVEELDGPADPEELLIKARSM; via the coding sequence ATGAGCGACGTACGACAACACGCGGACGATATCCACGAGCAGTTTTCGGATCACCTCGACGACGTGAGCGTCGAGGACGTCGAGGAGCGCCTAACCACGCTCGTCGACGAATACAAAGTACCGATCGACGAGGCGCGCCGGAGCGTCACCAACCACTACCTCGAGGAGGCCGGCCTCGAGCGCGAGGACATCTCGAGCGGTGACAGCGAGGCGGCCAACGTCGAGGACGTCGACGAACCCGAGGAGTGGATCGACCTCACCGCGAAGGTCATCGAACTCTGGGATCCCCGCAGCGACTCGGTCGCACAGGTCGGTCTGCTGGGCGACCCGACGGGGACGATCAAGTTCACCAAGTGGGCCAAATCCGATCTCCCCGCGCTCGAGGAAGGCGGGGTCTACGAGCTTCGCAACGTCGTCACCGACGAGTATCAGGGCCGGTACTCGGTCAAACTCAACTCGACGACGGTGATCGAGGAACTCGACGAGGACCTCGAAGTCGGCAACGACACCAGCGAGATCGAGGGCGCACTGGTCGACATGCAGAGCGGCAGCGGGCTGATCAAGCGCTGTCCGGAGGAGGGCTGTACCCGCGTCCTCCAGAACGGCCGCTGTAACGAACACGGCGAGGGCGAGGGGGAATTCGACCTCCGCATCAAGGCCGTCGTCGACGACGGCATCGACGCCCACGAGGTCATCTTCGACAAGGACGCCACCGAGGAGCTGACCGGGCTGAGCCTCGAGGAAGCGAAGGACATGGCGATGGACGCGCTCGATACGACCGTCGTCGCCGACGAGATCGCCGAGGACATTATCGGCACCTACTACCGCATCGAGGGGCCGACGTTCGGCCGCTACGTGCTGGCCGACGACGTCGAAGAACTCGACGGGCCAGCGGATCCGGAGGAACTGCTGATCAAAGCGAGGTCGATGTGA
- a CDS encoding RPA family protein yields MSQSELTREVARRVFASEFNDSTYTFKESDDERAPNYALLPTGDRANRVFVAGTLTETEDVGDDSEYWRGRVVDPTGTFFVYAGQYQPEAASVLRDTEPPAYVSIVGKPRTYETDDGTVNVSLRPESIAVVDDATRDRWVVETAEQTLDRIEAFEEWEAEQEAPESGSTAPTNEYAEMARERYDSPVVNYRNDVIQALESLETVEESDDAEATV; encoded by the coding sequence ATGAGCCAGTCAGAACTCACCCGCGAAGTCGCCCGCCGCGTCTTCGCATCCGAATTCAACGATTCGACGTATACCTTCAAAGAGAGCGACGACGAGCGCGCACCCAACTACGCGCTGCTCCCGACCGGCGACCGCGCCAACCGCGTGTTCGTCGCCGGCACCCTCACCGAAACCGAAGACGTCGGCGACGACAGCGAGTACTGGCGCGGCCGGGTCGTCGACCCGACCGGGACGTTCTTCGTCTACGCCGGCCAGTACCAGCCCGAGGCCGCCTCGGTCCTGCGGGACACGGAACCGCCGGCCTACGTCTCCATCGTCGGCAAACCCCGCACCTACGAGACCGACGACGGCACCGTCAACGTCTCCCTGCGACCCGAGTCCATCGCGGTCGTCGACGACGCCACCCGCGACCGCTGGGTCGTCGAAACCGCCGAGCAAACGCTCGACCGCATCGAGGCCTTCGAGGAGTGGGAAGCGGAACAGGAAGCGCCCGAAAGCGGCTCGACCGCACCGACGAACGAATACGCCGAGATGGCCCGCGAGCGCTACGACTCGCCCGTCGTCAACTACCGCAACGACGTGATTCAGGCGCTCGAGAGCCTCGAGACCGTCGAGGAGAGCGACGACGCGGAAGCGACGGTCTGA
- a CDS encoding alpha/beta hydrolase, whose product MTDSNHSMDAVSGPHAGRPLLTAGAPALAAEAALVCCHGRGATAQGVINLMKPVAQHGVAVLAPHAERSRWYPKPSTAPRTDNEPWLTSSVDCVSAALEQARTIDIPPERTVIAGFSQGACVAAEFVRRSPARYGGLAALSGLLPGLTEELRSTAIDGSLEGTPVLVGYGADDPHVDRERVAETVRVFERADAAVDERRYPETGHEVTDDEFDAIGAMLEALL is encoded by the coding sequence ATGACGGACTCGAACCACTCGATGGACGCCGTCTCGGGACCCCACGCCGGCCGACCGCTGCTCACCGCCGGTGCGCCCGCACTCGCCGCGGAGGCTGCGCTCGTCTGTTGTCACGGCCGCGGCGCGACCGCACAGGGCGTCATCAACCTCATGAAACCGGTCGCGCAACACGGCGTCGCCGTCCTCGCGCCCCACGCGGAGCGAAGCCGCTGGTATCCGAAGCCGTCGACCGCACCGCGGACCGACAACGAACCGTGGCTCACCTCGAGCGTCGACTGCGTTTCGGCCGCACTCGAGCAAGCGCGCACGATCGATATTCCGCCCGAGCGGACCGTCATCGCGGGCTTCTCACAGGGTGCCTGCGTCGCCGCGGAGTTCGTCCGACGCAGTCCGGCCCGCTACGGCGGTCTCGCCGCCCTCTCGGGGCTGCTTCCCGGATTGACCGAGGAACTCCGTTCGACCGCGATCGACGGCTCGCTCGAGGGGACGCCAGTCCTCGTCGGCTACGGTGCGGACGATCCGCACGTCGACCGCGAGCGGGTCGCCGAGACGGTCCGCGTCTTCGAGCGAGCGGATGCCGCAGTCGACGAGCGGCGCTATCCCGAGACGGGCCACGAGGTCACCGACGACGAGTTCGACGCGATCGGCGCGATGCTCGAGGCCCTGCTATAG
- a CDS encoding VOC family protein: MLSDTPGLHHVTGIVGDPQEAIDFYSGVLGVRLVTQTVNFEDILQHHLYFGDASGTPGTVLTHFPDPHGDPGRPGKPQIESVSFVVPAESLAYWDTRLADHDVTTEGPLERFDERVLRFEDPAGTRVELVAGPPVPTDIEPWTAGPVPADRALCGLHGVSTLSVNPYATAGTLETLGFEHDAEEGDRIRYRASGSRATVVDVLDRDAGFGREGTGTLHHVAVRVEREDDLHEWRELFDDRGYDVSRVKDRHFFHSLYVREPGGILFELATETGGVAASEGTAEPGESLYLPDWFERDRDLIESQLPALTVPTGGGDDDTP; this comes from the coding sequence ATGCTGTCCGACACGCCGGGACTTCACCACGTGACGGGGATCGTCGGGGATCCACAGGAGGCGATCGACTTCTACAGCGGCGTCCTCGGCGTTCGACTCGTCACGCAGACGGTCAACTTCGAGGATATCCTGCAACATCACCTCTATTTCGGCGACGCCTCCGGGACGCCGGGGACGGTCCTGACACACTTCCCGGACCCCCACGGCGATCCCGGCCGACCCGGCAAGCCCCAGATCGAATCGGTCTCGTTCGTCGTCCCGGCCGAGTCGCTCGCGTACTGGGACACCCGACTCGCGGATCACGACGTTACGACCGAGGGGCCGCTCGAGCGATTCGACGAGCGGGTACTGCGGTTCGAGGACCCCGCAGGCACCCGCGTCGAACTCGTGGCCGGCCCGCCGGTGCCGACCGATATCGAACCGTGGACCGCCGGCCCCGTCCCGGCGGACCGCGCACTCTGTGGCCTTCACGGTGTTTCCACCCTGTCGGTCAACCCCTACGCGACCGCGGGGACGCTCGAGACGCTTGGGTTCGAGCACGACGCGGAAGAGGGCGACCGAATCCGGTATCGCGCGTCCGGATCGCGAGCGACCGTCGTAGACGTGCTCGACCGCGACGCCGGATTCGGCCGCGAAGGGACGGGGACGCTCCACCACGTCGCGGTCCGCGTCGAACGCGAGGACGACCTCCACGAGTGGCGGGAACTCTTCGACGACCGCGGCTACGACGTCTCCCGGGTCAAAGACCGGCACTTCTTCCACTCGCTGTACGTCCGCGAGCCGGGCGGGATTCTCTTCGAACTGGCGACCGAGACCGGCGGCGTCGCGGCAAGCGAGGGAACGGCCGAACCCGGCGAGTCGCTCTATCTCCCCGACTGGTTCGAACGAGATCGCGACCTGATCGAAAGTCAGTTGCCGGCGCTGACGGTTCCGACGGGCGGCGGTGACGACGACACGCCATGA
- a CDS encoding ribbon-helix-helix protein, CopG family, whose amino-acid sequence MGNKNKTISFRVNEDAFEALQAIAEERDISLSAVFRDYVDQLVEHDGQVEVVPEDDLEARTSEDGDEISFPPTVEVPKRFIREHERLELEAEHLREQLDEYKGYVNDLQDRLEDEEDEVLLLDELDELEDEDESYQLR is encoded by the coding sequence ATGGGGAACAAGAACAAGACCATCTCGTTTCGGGTCAACGAGGACGCGTTCGAGGCCCTGCAGGCGATCGCCGAAGAACGCGACATCTCGCTGTCCGCGGTCTTCCGGGATTACGTCGACCAACTCGTCGAACACGACGGGCAGGTCGAGGTCGTCCCCGAGGACGACCTCGAGGCCCGGACCAGTGAGGACGGGGACGAGATTTCGTTCCCGCCGACCGTTGAAGTCCCGAAGCGCTTCATCCGCGAACACGAGCGACTCGAACTCGAGGCCGAGCACCTCCGGGAGCAACTCGACGAGTACAAGGGCTACGTCAACGACCTGCAGGACCGACTCGAGGACGAGGAAGACGAGGTACTGCTGCTCGACGAGTTAGACGAGTTAGAAGACGAAGACGAATCGTATCAGTTACGATAA
- a CDS encoding DUF5814 domain-containing protein has product MAITDKIYIKNHRQLSSQLETNIPKGAFKGATLDMLFQGDGLEKLDDATRDRVLDFTQDFLDCGCDNNPYCGCPERKFIRYLLELRAQGLGPDAIVDVMTDDYMVYAYSGDVLSFLDNGVRTLEAAEGLARVDGADEKYDEIRQAKRELER; this is encoded by the coding sequence GTGGCTATCACCGATAAGATCTACATCAAGAACCACCGGCAGCTCAGCTCCCAGCTCGAGACGAACATCCCCAAGGGAGCGTTCAAGGGCGCGACGCTCGATATGCTCTTTCAGGGCGACGGCCTCGAGAAACTCGACGACGCGACTCGCGATCGGGTGCTCGATTTCACGCAGGACTTCCTCGACTGCGGCTGTGACAACAACCCCTACTGTGGCTGCCCGGAACGGAAATTCATCAGGTACCTGCTCGAACTACGCGCACAGGGGCTCGGCCCGGACGCGATCGTCGACGTGATGACCGACGACTACATGGTCTATGCCTACTCCGGCGACGTGCTCTCCTTCCTCGATAACGGCGTCCGAACCCTCGAGGCCGCGGAGGGACTCGCTCGCGTCGACGGCGCGGACGAGAAGTACGACGAGATCCGGCAGGCGAAACGGGAACTCGAGCGGTAA
- a CDS encoding aldo/keto reductase, producing MSSNSITNESDTFEIGDSTVHRLGFGAMRLTGEDIIGAPDDEDLACEVVQHAVDCGVDLIDTADSYGPAVSERLIGEAIGDPDDVLIATKAGLLRNRDGDWIAHGDPDYIRNQALTSLDRLQTDTIDLYQFHRPDDEDTPFEDSIAAFAELKDEGVVDEVGVSNVSAELLDRAREQVEIATVQNRYNLNDRGSREVLEICDDEDIGFIPWAPINGDDLDEHGELLDEIAEEHDATRRQVGLAWLLERSEVILPIPGTSDPDHLESNIAGSQLSLSEDEVQRLTEAAD from the coding sequence GTGAGTAGCAACTCGATCACAAACGAGAGCGACACGTTCGAGATCGGCGATTCGACCGTCCACCGGCTGGGATTCGGCGCGATGCGGCTCACCGGCGAGGATATTATCGGCGCGCCCGACGACGAGGACCTCGCGTGCGAGGTCGTTCAACACGCCGTCGACTGTGGCGTCGACCTCATCGACACGGCCGACTCCTACGGCCCTGCCGTGAGCGAGCGACTCATCGGCGAGGCGATCGGCGACCCGGACGACGTGCTGATCGCGACCAAGGCGGGCCTGTTGCGCAACCGCGACGGTGACTGGATCGCCCACGGCGATCCGGATTACATCCGGAATCAGGCTCTCACGTCGCTCGATCGGCTCCAGACGGACACCATCGACCTCTACCAGTTCCACCGGCCCGACGACGAGGACACCCCCTTCGAGGACTCCATCGCGGCCTTCGCGGAACTCAAAGACGAGGGCGTCGTCGACGAGGTCGGCGTCAGTAACGTCTCCGCCGAACTCCTCGACCGGGCCCGCGAACAGGTCGAAATCGCGACCGTCCAGAACCGGTACAACCTCAACGACCGCGGGAGCCGGGAGGTCCTCGAGATCTGTGACGACGAGGACATCGGTTTCATCCCGTGGGCCCCGATCAACGGCGACGATCTGGACGAACACGGCGAACTCCTCGACGAAATCGCCGAGGAACACGACGCGACCCGCCGACAGGTCGGGCTGGCGTGGCTGCTCGAGCGTTCCGAGGTCATCCTCCCGATTCCGGGGACATCGGATCCGGACCACCTCGAGTCGAACATCGCCGGCTCGCAGCTCTCGCTCAGCGAGGACGAGGTACAGCGACTGACCGAGGCGGCGGACTGA
- a CDS encoding PQQ-binding-like beta-propeller repeat protein: MAISGTEPRAIADGRVYTTNGQLHAIDAAAGEVDWTADIGGPLAGPPPVSDGVVMAGGDPLRAIDAETGTVRWRVSGGEPVAAAAVAYDTVFALTSSQLIALDLAEGRIRWFAPGPFHGERIAVGNGSVYAQRANDYRTVSLDAANGTVEWVSGATDGVLGPPSVSDGVLVATSEQGTLYGFDTETGETLWSMSVPSGVPGSLSVADGVVYFNEPNGPLRALSVED; the protein is encoded by the coding sequence ATGGCGATATCTGGCACGGAGCCCCGTGCCATCGCTGACGGCCGAGTGTACACGACGAACGGGCAGCTACACGCGATCGATGCGGCCGCGGGCGAGGTTGACTGGACGGCAGACATCGGGGGACCGCTGGCGGGGCCGCCCCCGGTCTCCGACGGCGTCGTCATGGCCGGCGGCGACCCGCTCCGTGCGATCGACGCCGAGACGGGGACCGTCCGATGGCGCGTCTCCGGTGGCGAACCGGTCGCCGCTGCGGCGGTCGCTTACGACACCGTCTTCGCTCTCACCTCCTCCCAACTGATCGCGCTCGATCTGGCCGAGGGTCGCATACGCTGGTTCGCACCGGGCCCCTTCCACGGAGAACGGATCGCCGTCGGGAACGGGTCCGTGTACGCACAGCGTGCAAACGACTATCGAACGGTCTCGCTCGACGCCGCGAACGGTACCGTCGAGTGGGTGTCCGGAGCGACCGACGGCGTACTCGGACCGCCGTCGGTCTCGGACGGAGTGTTGGTCGCCACCAGCGAGCAAGGGACCCTCTACGGGTTCGACACGGAGACGGGCGAGACGCTCTGGTCGATGAGCGTCCCGTCGGGTGTTCCGGGATCGCTGTCGGTGGCGGACGGGGTCGTCTACTTCAACGAACCGAACGGACCGTTACGCGCACTGAGCGTCGAGGACTGA